In Streptomyces sp. NBC_01707, a genomic segment contains:
- a CDS encoding tetratricopeptide repeat protein, with translation MIELAIGTTNVMCDIGGVRTSQTPKAASQRTADLVWRLRREPSDELLREVGFALADRFLDGPVGRAVSEELRRPGRHRVGVEVTDPAVADLPWETLVPPGRGVPLALDPVVDLCRTTQRTGRPAPAAAPGPLRIVAAIAAPDDSSGQLLDYEREWARILDAVEPGRRTGHRVRVLEWGSAAAIRSALDAEACDVLHISCHARPGALLLETPTGEEDAVDAARFVQDVMPSYGGVPLIALAGCSTALEGQAELPGLARSLLDNGAQAVLAMNSVVSDDYAIELCARLYEGLASRPEADLLTVFSEVRRELAREPRPLPEWATPVLFLADPTVRPGGGPAAARRVVDPLEAPGVSVGEPGTQAVVIDGTVRGRHDFVGRRRILRQLAGTQPRVLLHGIGGIGKTSLAAELVGRFTAAAADGIVVAVAGETAVDTIMEQLRRRLGAHCARKGLTETDPLHQWVIALNEPGRDWRELLGASAGTAIPLLLVLDNAEDNLDAEHHLVDEELAEFLQVWVERHSTLVTSRYPFPVAGVEILHLGPLTWQETRKLIWRLPGIDALSPPEQAQVWARLGGHPRSLEYLDALLRDGAARFDEVSARLGAALADRETGPGGGLGRKLHETGALIAQDVLLPQLLARLDEAPAARRLLLGAAVYRLPVDRTGLTWQVAAASADPSGLADPSDAAEPPPEPDGLDEAVTQLLHLGLLAPAGGGYLVHRWTATALARIAGPELLTHAHRRAGAYWAWRCGTTTVQDTYIGYVLEARFHELAGGRVPKALDHTHQACHELERSGQWAREERLRQEALSMAAPGSLVAAECLAELGGLDARRGRYARAESRYRQALARFEELGAEALVGGMLHNLGLLAEHRGDHDESERLYRQSMAITERIGERQRVAITLHQLADHTSRRGDDRLAEEQYLDALAICEELGDLAGIAAAQHQIGILAFRAKDYAKSERCTRVALSHHVTLGDRVNEGNGWSALSKIALARFDHAAAQADARAALEIFEAIGSSRNIAESCVLLGEIARDLGDMPWAETCFARASAVFAALGERGYLAACNRQLGAVRTVLGCAEDAVPCMLEAWLEGQREPGGHQDLDWLAVQSLELGPDTFDRIVRRHVDGPTADDVTDLTSQCRRLLSSSTSPSPLGSAYVQLAISASARGAYGTARMLLLRALPVCEAAGYTEAVAKCHEDLGLVNLETRHLEAAERSYRAALALFEQLGNHTNRAIVLHQLGRVCQDRRAYGEAEEYFRASVEVKRGLGNQVGVSNSTFHLGRVAQLRGDLELAEQCYRKCLAIDEAEGAWTEVALDYGELGNLRAEQGLPEEAVPLMVRALSLNQQVKSHNTVLNITALRRQRTALGDEEFTRLLGRHFDEASVSAVLSLTAMLPTTGGRTG, from the coding sequence GTGATCGAGCTGGCGATCGGGACCACGAACGTGATGTGCGACATCGGGGGCGTCAGAACCTCACAGACACCGAAGGCGGCGAGTCAGCGCACGGCCGATCTGGTGTGGCGGCTGCGCAGGGAGCCGTCGGACGAGCTGCTGCGGGAGGTGGGCTTCGCGCTCGCGGACCGCTTCCTGGACGGCCCCGTCGGCCGGGCTGTGTCGGAGGAGTTGCGCCGGCCGGGCCGGCACCGGGTCGGCGTCGAGGTGACCGATCCGGCGGTGGCGGACCTGCCGTGGGAGACGCTCGTACCGCCCGGTCGCGGCGTCCCGCTGGCGCTGGACCCCGTCGTCGACCTCTGCCGGACGACACAGCGCACCGGCAGGCCGGCCCCCGCTGCGGCCCCTGGCCCCCTGCGGATTGTCGCCGCGATCGCCGCCCCCGACGACAGCTCGGGTCAACTCCTCGACTACGAACGGGAATGGGCGAGGATCCTGGACGCCGTCGAGCCCGGTCGCCGCACGGGCCACCGGGTACGCGTCCTGGAGTGGGGCAGCGCGGCGGCGATCCGGTCCGCGCTCGACGCGGAGGCCTGCGACGTCCTGCACATCTCGTGCCATGCCCGCCCCGGCGCGCTGCTCCTGGAGACTCCCACGGGCGAGGAGGACGCGGTGGACGCGGCCCGCTTCGTACAGGACGTCATGCCGTCCTACGGAGGGGTGCCGCTCATCGCGCTGGCGGGCTGTTCCACCGCTCTGGAAGGGCAGGCCGAGCTTCCCGGTCTGGCCAGGAGCCTGCTGGACAACGGGGCTCAGGCCGTACTGGCGATGAACAGCGTCGTCAGCGACGACTACGCCATCGAACTGTGCGCGCGACTGTACGAGGGGCTGGCGAGCCGACCGGAAGCGGACCTGCTCACCGTCTTCTCAGAGGTGCGCCGGGAGCTTGCGCGCGAACCGCGCCCGCTTCCCGAGTGGGCGACGCCGGTGTTGTTTCTCGCCGATCCGACGGTACGTCCGGGTGGCGGCCCCGCCGCCGCGCGTCGCGTCGTCGACCCCCTCGAAGCGCCCGGCGTCTCCGTGGGCGAACCCGGCACGCAGGCAGTCGTGATCGATGGCACGGTCCGCGGACGACACGACTTCGTCGGCCGCAGAAGGATCCTGCGGCAGCTGGCCGGCACACAACCGCGGGTCCTGCTGCACGGCATCGGCGGCATCGGCAAGACGAGCCTGGCCGCCGAACTCGTCGGTCGATTCACGGCTGCCGCTGCGGATGGCATCGTTGTGGCAGTCGCCGGTGAGACGGCCGTGGACACGATCATGGAGCAGCTACGCCGCCGGCTGGGCGCCCACTGCGCCCGGAAGGGACTCACGGAGACCGATCCGCTGCACCAGTGGGTGATTGCTCTGAACGAGCCGGGGCGCGACTGGCGGGAGCTGCTCGGGGCGTCCGCAGGGACCGCCATACCTCTCCTGCTCGTTCTCGACAACGCCGAGGACAACCTGGACGCGGAGCACCACCTCGTCGACGAGGAACTCGCGGAGTTCCTCCAGGTCTGGGTGGAGCGCCACAGCACGCTCGTGACCAGCAGGTATCCCTTCCCGGTCGCGGGTGTCGAAATCCTTCATCTCGGGCCGCTGACCTGGCAGGAGACCCGGAAGCTGATCTGGCGCCTGCCCGGGATCGACGCCTTGTCGCCACCTGAGCAGGCTCAGGTGTGGGCGCGTCTCGGTGGCCATCCGCGTTCCCTGGAGTACCTCGACGCGCTGCTGCGGGACGGCGCCGCCCGATTCGACGAGGTGAGCGCCCGGCTGGGCGCTGCACTGGCCGACCGCGAGACCGGCCCGGGCGGCGGGCTGGGGCGGAAGCTGCACGAGACCGGTGCGCTGATCGCGCAGGACGTGCTCCTGCCGCAGTTGCTTGCCCGGCTCGACGAGGCCCCTGCGGCGCGGCGATTGCTGCTGGGCGCGGCGGTGTACCGGCTGCCGGTGGACAGGACAGGTCTTACGTGGCAGGTGGCGGCCGCGTCGGCCGACCCGTCCGGCCTGGCTGACCCGTCCGACGCGGCGGAGCCGCCGCCGGAGCCGGACGGCCTGGACGAGGCCGTGACACAACTCCTGCACCTCGGGCTCCTCGCGCCTGCCGGTGGCGGTTACCTGGTGCACCGCTGGACCGCCACGGCCCTGGCGCGCATCGCCGGACCGGAACTGCTGACCCATGCCCATCGCAGGGCGGGCGCGTACTGGGCGTGGCGGTGCGGCACGACGACGGTGCAGGACACCTACATCGGCTACGTACTCGAGGCGAGGTTCCACGAACTGGCCGGTGGCCGAGTGCCGAAAGCCCTCGACCACACCCATCAGGCCTGTCACGAACTCGAGCGGAGCGGTCAGTGGGCCCGGGAGGAGCGACTGCGTCAGGAGGCGCTGTCGATGGCCGCACCAGGGTCACTGGTCGCCGCCGAGTGCCTGGCGGAACTCGGCGGACTGGACGCGCGCAGGGGACGGTACGCGCGGGCCGAGAGCCGCTACCGGCAGGCGCTGGCACGCTTCGAGGAGCTGGGGGCCGAAGCCCTGGTCGGGGGCATGCTGCACAACCTGGGCCTGCTCGCCGAGCACCGGGGCGACCACGACGAGTCCGAGCGCCTGTACCGGCAGTCGATGGCGATCACGGAGCGCATCGGAGAGCGCCAGCGGGTGGCCATCACCCTGCATCAACTCGCCGACCACACCAGCCGACGGGGCGACGATCGTCTGGCCGAGGAGCAGTACCTCGATGCGCTGGCGATCTGCGAGGAACTGGGCGATCTCGCGGGAATCGCGGCCGCCCAGCACCAGATCGGCATCCTGGCCTTCCGTGCGAAGGACTACGCGAAGTCGGAACGGTGCACGCGCGTCGCTCTCTCCCACCACGTCACGCTGGGCGACCGGGTGAACGAGGGAAACGGCTGGAGCGCGCTGTCGAAGATCGCCCTCGCCCGTTTCGACCACGCGGCGGCGCAGGCGGACGCGAGGGCGGCCCTGGAGATCTTCGAAGCGATCGGGAGCAGCAGGAACATCGCCGAGAGCTGCGTACTGCTCGGTGAGATAGCCCGCGACCTCGGGGACATGCCCTGGGCGGAGACGTGCTTCGCCCGCGCGAGCGCGGTGTTCGCGGCGCTCGGGGAGAGGGGGTATCTCGCCGCGTGCAACCGTCAACTCGGCGCCGTACGAACGGTCCTGGGGTGTGCGGAGGACGCGGTGCCGTGCATGCTCGAGGCCTGGCTCGAAGGGCAGCGGGAGCCGGGCGGACACCAGGACCTCGATTGGCTCGCCGTCCAGAGCCTGGAGCTCGGCCCCGACACTTTCGACCGGATCGTACGGCGGCATGTCGATGGCCCGACCGCGGACGACGTCACGGACCTCACCTCGCAGTGCCGCCGGTTGCTCAGCTCCTCCACGAGTCCATCGCCGCTGGGTAGCGCCTACGTGCAGTTGGCGATCTCCGCGAGCGCGCGGGGTGCGTACGGCACGGCTCGGATGCTCCTGCTGCGTGCGCTGCCGGTGTGCGAGGCGGCCGGCTACACCGAGGCCGTCGCCAAGTGCCACGAAGACCTTGGGCTCGTGAACCTGGAGACCCGCCACCTGGAGGCTGCCGAGCGGAGTTATCGGGCCGCACTCGCCCTCTTCGAGCAGCTGGGTAACCACACCAACCGGGCCATCGTGCTCCACCAGCTCGGCCGGGTCTGCCAGGATCGGCGCGCCTACGGGGAGGCGGAGGAGTACTTCCGTGCCTCGGTGGAAGTGAAACGAGGGCTGGGCAACCAGGTGGGGGTGTCCAACAGTACGTTCCACCTGGGCCGGGTGGCGCAGTTGCGGGGCGATCTGGAGCTGGCCGAGCAGTGCTATCGCAAGTGCCTCGCCATCGACGAGGCGGAGGGTGCGTGGACGGAGGTGGCACTCGACTACGGCGAGTTGGGCAACCTGCGCGCGGAACAGGGGCTTCCCGAGGAGGCGGTGCCGCTGATGGTGCGGGCGCTCTCCCTCAACCAGCAGGTCAAGTCGCACAACACGGTCCTCAACATCACGGCCCTGCGCCGACAGCGCACCGCGCTCGGCGACGAGGAGTTCACCCGCCTGCTCGGCCGCCACTTCGACGAGGCGTCGGTCTCGGCCGTCCTCTCCCTCACCGCGATGCTGCCGACGACGGGGGGTCGCACAGGCTAG